The Amycolatopsis umgeniensis DNA segment GACGGTGGCGTTGTCCGGCGGCCCGGTGACCGTCACGCCGCTGTCCGGCGACTTCGCGCTGACAGCGTGGCCGTTCGCGACGTCGGCGGCGATCGAGCAGGCCGGTCCGTCGGAACTCGTGGACGTCCGCGACGGCCGGAGCACGAAGGTCGACGGGCAAAGCGTCGAACTGGTCGACTGCACGCCGTCCTGGTGCCGGGTCCAGGTACTGCGCCAGAGCGGGACGGCGCGGTTCGACCTGATGAGGCCCGACGGTTCCGAACGGAGGCGGGTCGGCGGGAAGGGAATCCGGCCCGCGTTCGGCGACGTCGTCGTGCTCGACCGGTACGCGGTGGTGGTCGACGACGACCGTGGCGCGCTCGTCCTCTACGACACCGTCAGCGGCCGGATGGCCGACCTGGCGACGGAGTTCGGCACGGTACTGGCGCGAGGGCCGTTCGTGTGGTGGTCCGAGGGCGGGAACGAGGCGCTGACCTGGCGGGTCCTGGACCTGCGGACCCTGAAGGGGTCTGCTTGACTGCTGCCCGTGCCGTCCGATCGTGAGCCCTCCGTCGAAGCGGAGTTCTTGACGGTGGTCGGCCGGTTCGCCGGACCGGCCCGGGGCGCCGGGCTGCTGGTGATCAGCGTTTTTGGTGTACTCGCGACACCGTCGGCCGCACTTCCGCTCGGCTTCGGTCTGCTCGCCCTGGCGCTCGTCACCGCCGTGGCCGAGCATCTGGCGGGCAAGACCGGCCGGGGCAGGCCGGTGGCGTTCGCGCTGACGCTGGTGCGCGCCGCGGCGATCTGCGGCACCCAGTTCCTGACGGCGCCCGAAGCGGGCGAGCTGAACCAGTGGGCGCTCAACGTCCTCACCGTCACCGCGATCACCCTGCAATGGGAATGGCCGCCGAAGATCACCGTGCCCGCCATCCTCGGCCTGCTGGCGATCGAGGTGGTTCCGCTCGAGTTCGAAGACGGTCTCTCGGTGGTACTTCGAGTGGTGATCGAAGCCGCGCTCGCCAGGGGTGCCTTCCTCCTGCTTTCGCGCACGACGCGGCGGATCGACCATCTTCGCGAGCGCCGTGCCCGGCTGGCGCGAGAGGAATCCCTCGCCGTGGAACGACGTCGTCAGGAGCGGGAGTATCTGGCCGTCCTGCACGACACGGCGGCGGCCACGTTTCTCACCGTGGCCCAGCGCGGGGAAACGGCGGGCCCGGCCGAGGTCGCCGAGTACGCCCGCCGGGATCTCGCGATCCTCACCGGCGAA contains these protein-coding regions:
- a CDS encoding ATP-binding protein, with the translated sequence MPSDREPSVEAEFLTVVGRFAGPARGAGLLVISVFGVLATPSAALPLGFGLLALALVTAVAEHLAGKTGRGRPVAFALTLVRAAAICGTQFLTAPEAGELNQWALNVLTVTAITLQWEWPPKITVPAILGLLAIEVVPLEFEDGLSVVLRVVIEAALARGAFLLLSRTTRRIDHLRERRARLAREESLAVERRRQEREYLAVLHDTAAATFLTVAQRGETAGPAEVAEYARRDLAILTGESGRGGEVDLESSLRGVLAHSPVKVETRWSPVPPMPASAALALVRAVREALVNVDRHAGVGEALLTVEPGVRVTVRDEGRGFDPARTPAQRRGVRDSLVERMAAAGGRAEVTSAPGAGTTVELVWPDG